A genomic stretch from Bacillus sp. N1-1 includes:
- a CDS encoding inositol monophosphatase family protein: MTQQTNWNRVYDDTIKWIREAGKEIMSSFTTSFNIESKSNPNDLVTDIDKQTEKFFIEKIKSTYPNHRIMGEEGFGDKIENLDGVIWFLDPIDGTMNFVHQQTNFAISIGIYEDGVGKLAFIYDVTKDELYHCKKGSGLYLNDTQVKPLQSTNLSESLLAINATWVTENHRIDPRTFSPLLKKIRGTRSYGSAAIEMAFVAAGRLDGYVSLRLAPWDFAAGKMLIEEAGGVCTTVDNKEIDLLDKNTIFVGTPLFHSQVQKEYIQPALDKNFYLRTPSTK; this comes from the coding sequence ATGACACAGCAGACGAACTGGAATCGCGTATATGATGATACCATTAAATGGATTAGAGAAGCGGGAAAAGAAATCATGTCTTCCTTTACAACATCTTTTAACATTGAGTCAAAAAGTAATCCGAACGATCTCGTTACAGACATTGATAAGCAAACAGAGAAATTTTTTATTGAGAAAATCAAAAGTACTTATCCAAATCACCGTATCATGGGTGAAGAAGGGTTTGGAGATAAAATAGAAAATTTAGATGGGGTTATTTGGTTTCTTGATCCGATTGATGGAACGATGAATTTTGTTCATCAACAAACCAATTTCGCGATATCGATCGGGATATACGAAGATGGAGTAGGGAAACTTGCTTTTATTTATGATGTAACAAAAGACGAGCTTTATCATTGTAAAAAGGGCTCAGGTCTATACCTCAATGATACACAAGTAAAACCGTTGCAGTCGACGAATCTTTCAGAATCCCTATTAGCTATAAATGCAACGTGGGTCACGGAGAATCATCGTATCGATCCGCGCACCTTCTCACCACTTCTAAAAAAAATAAGAGGCACACGGTCTTATGGTAGTGCTGCAATTGAAATGGCTTTCGTAGCAGCGGGGCGTCTTGATGGGTATGTCTCTTTACGACTCGCCCCGTGGGATTTTGCGGCTGGTAAAATGTTAATTGAGGAAGCGGGAGGTGTTTGTACTACGGTGGATAATAAGGAAATTGATTTGTTGGATAAAAACACCATCTTTGTCGGTACTCCACTGTTTCATTCACAGGTTCAAAAAGAATATATCCAACCAGCGCTTGATAAAAACTTCTATTTAAGAACTCCTTCAACAAAATGA
- a CDS encoding DUF1885 family protein: MPQSAYLTPVTDDLSLIHVKELLTYYMNITSKTGEQLSWSYGDFAFPYTLVENADSDGWFYLRGKNDAYRTIVIGLVEKRIQIVLPDHSTHGDKAKANELCKFLATKLKADLILFNGRKMRYAKK; encoded by the coding sequence ATGCCACAAAGCGCTTATCTCACTCCAGTAACAGACGATCTGTCACTCATTCACGTTAAAGAACTGCTCACTTATTACATGAACATTACTTCGAAAACTGGAGAACAGCTTTCCTGGTCGTATGGTGACTTTGCTTTTCCTTATACACTTGTTGAAAATGCTGACTCTGATGGATGGTTTTATTTAAGAGGCAAAAATGATGCTTACCGTACAATTGTAATTGGTCTAGTTGAGAAAAGGATACAGATTGTTCTACCTGATCATTCGACTCATGGTGATAAAGCTAAAGCAAATGAACTATGTAAATTTCTTGCTACAAAACTGAAAGCAGATCTCATCCTTTTTAATGGTCGGAAAATGCGATATGCAAAAAAATAA
- a CDS encoding nitronate monooxygenase family protein has protein sequence MKWKTRLTELLGIKKPIVQGGLAYLAYHELASAVSNAGGLGQLTAMSMDTETQLKKEIHLTRNFTDQPFGVNFAIGQHGRPFEHMLETAIQEGVEIISVTGGNPKPVFDMVRGTNVKVLVLTAGKRQAIKAEELGASAVMVVGQEGGGHLGKEDTGTMVLVPQVVDAVSIPVIASGGIGDGRGLMASLALGAEGIEMGTRFIATKECTHAHDAYKQRLLQGSETDTMIIKRSLGAPARVIRNVFSERITEIEASNGGYDLLKEYISGEANRKFIYEGKEEDGFAWAGQVMGAIHDVPSVHELFERIDQEANEIRIKWQL, from the coding sequence ATGAAATGGAAGACGCGACTTACGGAGTTATTAGGTATAAAGAAACCAATTGTACAGGGGGGACTTGCCTACCTTGCCTATCACGAGTTAGCTTCTGCGGTTAGCAACGCCGGGGGGCTAGGTCAGCTCACAGCAATGTCTATGGATACAGAAACACAGCTGAAAAAGGAAATACACCTTACTAGAAATTTTACCGATCAACCGTTCGGAGTCAATTTTGCAATTGGCCAGCACGGGAGGCCATTTGAACACATGCTTGAAACTGCTATCCAAGAAGGAGTAGAAATCATTTCCGTTACGGGTGGTAATCCTAAGCCTGTTTTTGATATGGTGAGAGGGACAAATGTGAAAGTCCTTGTTTTAACAGCTGGGAAACGACAGGCCATTAAGGCGGAAGAGCTAGGTGCATCAGCGGTCATGGTTGTTGGTCAAGAAGGTGGCGGACATCTCGGAAAGGAAGATACAGGGACAATGGTTCTCGTTCCTCAAGTAGTTGATGCAGTATCGATTCCCGTTATTGCATCAGGCGGTATAGGAGATGGGCGGGGGTTAATGGCCTCTCTCGCACTTGGCGCTGAAGGAATTGAAATGGGAACAAGATTTATTGCTACGAAAGAGTGTACACACGCTCATGATGCATACAAACAACGTTTGTTACAGGGATCCGAGACGGATACAATGATTATTAAGCGAAGTCTTGGTGCGCCTGCTAGAGTAATCCGAAATGTTTTTAGTGAGCGAATTACCGAAATTGAAGCAAGTAATGGTGGATATGACCTTCTGAAAGAATACATAAGTGGTGAAGCAAACAGGAAGTTTATATATGAAGGAAAAGAAGAAGATGGTTTTGCCTGGGCAGGACAAGTGATGGGAGCGATTCATGACGTTCCTTCCGTACACGAGTTATTTGAACGGATCGATCAAGAAGCAAATGAGATTCGAATAAAATGGCAACTTTAG
- a CDS encoding DUF1054 domain-containing protein: MSFKGFTQHDFNAFQIEGLDARMEAIQERIQPKFQAISDDVKSDLEILAGNEMHLHIARHARRTKNPPVDTWMAFSHNKRGYKMHPHFQIGLFDDHVFVWLAYIYELPGKPQMATLFLDHMDKLQNDIPASYWISTDHTKKKASQPITDVELHKVLTRFRDVKKGEFLIGRHFTNDDPLLQDGEQFIQEVNKTFETLMPFYHLSLQSTK; this comes from the coding sequence ATGTCATTTAAGGGATTTACTCAACACGATTTTAACGCCTTCCAAATCGAAGGACTTGATGCAAGAATGGAAGCAATTCAGGAAAGAATTCAGCCAAAATTTCAGGCGATCAGCGATGACGTGAAAAGTGACCTAGAAATTCTTGCCGGTAATGAAATGCACCTTCACATTGCACGTCATGCACGAAGAACAAAGAACCCACCAGTTGATACGTGGATGGCATTTTCTCATAATAAACGCGGTTACAAAATGCATCCTCACTTTCAAATTGGCCTATTTGATGATCATGTTTTTGTATGGCTTGCTTACATTTATGAGCTCCCCGGAAAACCACAAATGGCTACGTTATTTTTAGACCATATGGACAAGCTTCAAAATGACATTCCAGCATCCTATTGGATTTCAACTGATCATACAAAGAAAAAAGCAAGTCAGCCTATCACGGATGTTGAACTCCATAAAGTTCTTACCCGCTTCCGAGATGTTAAAAAAGGCGAATTTCTCATTGGACGCCACTTTACGAACGATGACCCACTGTTGCAAGACGGGGAACAATTTATTCAAGAAGTTAACAAAACGTTTGAAACGCTCATGCCATTTTATCACCTTTCACTTCAATCTACAAAATAA
- the typA gene encoding translational GTPase TypA, protein MAIREDIRNIAIIAHVDHGKTTLVDQMLHQSGTFRDNEQVSERAMDSNDLERERGITILAKNTAINYEDKRINIMDTPGHADFGGEVERIMKMVDGVLLVVDAYEGCMPQTRFVLKKALEQKLTPIVVLNKIDRPAARPEEVVDEVVDLFIDLGADEDQLDFPVVYASAINGTASLDPEVQDDNMKVLMNTIIDNIPAPIDNSDEPLQFQITLLDYNDYLGRIGIGRVFRGTMKVGQQVALMKVDGTVKQFRVTKLFGFIGLKRTEIEEAKAGDLVAVSGMEEINVGETVCPYDHQEALPILRIDEPTLQMTFLVNNSPFAGKEGKYITSRKIEERLRAQLETDVSLRVENTDSPDAWVVSGRGELHLSILIENMRREGFELQVSKPEVIVREVDGVASEPVERVQIDVPEDYTGSVMESLGERKGEMVNMVNNGSGQVRLEFMVPARGLIGYSTEFLTQTRGYGIINHTFETYMPLISGRVGGRRAGVLVSMEKGKASEYGIMGVEDRGTIFVAPGTEVYEGMIVGEHTRENDITVNIVKVKQMTNMRSANKDQTVSMKKPRVLTLEEALEYLNDDEYCEVTPDSIRLRKKILDKNEREKHAKKKKTAQ, encoded by the coding sequence ATGGCAATAAGAGAAGATATTCGTAACATCGCAATCATTGCCCACGTTGACCACGGTAAAACGACGCTGGTAGACCAAATGCTTCACCAATCAGGTACGTTTCGTGACAACGAGCAAGTAAGCGAACGTGCGATGGATTCGAATGACCTTGAAAGAGAACGCGGGATCACAATCCTTGCTAAAAATACGGCAATTAACTATGAAGACAAACGAATCAACATTATGGATACACCTGGTCATGCTGACTTTGGTGGTGAAGTTGAACGTATCATGAAAATGGTAGACGGTGTTCTTCTAGTGGTTGACGCTTATGAAGGCTGTATGCCACAAACGCGTTTCGTGCTTAAGAAGGCACTAGAACAGAAGCTAACACCAATTGTAGTTCTTAACAAAATTGACCGTCCTGCAGCACGTCCTGAAGAAGTTGTGGATGAAGTCGTAGATTTATTTATTGATCTTGGCGCGGACGAAGATCAGCTTGACTTCCCTGTTGTCTATGCTTCTGCAATTAACGGAACGGCTAGCCTTGATCCTGAAGTGCAAGATGACAATATGAAAGTTCTTATGAACACAATTATTGATAACATCCCGGCACCAATTGACAATAGTGATGAGCCACTTCAATTCCAGATCACACTTCTTGACTACAACGATTACCTTGGAAGAATTGGTATCGGACGTGTGTTCAGAGGAACGATGAAAGTCGGCCAGCAAGTTGCATTGATGAAGGTTGATGGGACAGTTAAACAATTCAGAGTAACAAAGCTCTTTGGTTTCATTGGCTTGAAACGAACAGAGATTGAAGAAGCAAAAGCTGGAGACCTCGTTGCAGTATCTGGTATGGAAGAAATCAACGTTGGAGAAACAGTTTGTCCATACGATCATCAGGAAGCACTTCCTATCCTGCGTATTGATGAGCCAACTCTACAAATGACGTTCCTTGTAAATAACAGTCCTTTTGCTGGTAAAGAAGGTAAGTACATTACAAGTCGTAAAATTGAAGAACGTCTTAGAGCACAGCTTGAAACGGACGTAAGTCTTCGCGTTGAAAACACAGATTCTCCAGATGCATGGGTTGTATCAGGACGTGGTGAGCTTCACCTTTCAATTCTCATTGAGAACATGCGTCGTGAAGGATTTGAACTTCAAGTTTCAAAACCTGAAGTTATCGTTCGTGAAGTAGACGGTGTTGCAAGTGAACCTGTTGAGCGCGTTCAAATTGACGTACCTGAAGACTACACTGGTTCTGTAATGGAATCACTTGGTGAGCGTAAAGGTGAAATGGTCAACATGGTGAACAACGGTTCAGGTCAAGTTCGTCTTGAATTTATGGTACCTGCACGTGGTTTGATTGGTTACTCAACTGAGTTCCTTACACAAACACGCGGTTATGGTATTATTAACCATACATTCGAAACTTATATGCCTCTTATTAGCGGCCGTGTAGGTGGACGTCGTGCTGGTGTACTTGTTTCCATGGAAAAAGGGAAAGCATCAGAATACGGCATTATGGGTGTTGAAGATCGCGGTACAATTTTCGTAGCTCCAGGTACTGAAGTATACGAAGGTATGATTGTTGGTGAGCACACTCGCGAAAATGATATTACTGTTAATATCGTTAAAGTGAAGCAAATGACTAACATGCGTTCTGCAAACAAAGACCAAACGGTTTCAATGAAGAAACCTCGCGTTCTAACGCTTGAAGAAGCACTTGAATACTTGAACGATGATGAGTATTGCGAAGTAACGCCGGATTCCATCCGTCTTCGTAAAAAAATCCTTGATAAGAACGAACGTGAAAAGCACGCTAAAAAGAAGAAAACAGCCCAATAA
- a CDS encoding YlaI family protein, giving the protein MRVKCVLCDKIEKIESGSPLAKKLRNRPIHTYMCDTCNDRIESRTKERKDTGNFKLYHQDETNDEW; this is encoded by the coding sequence ATGCGTGTAAAATGTGTACTATGTGATAAAATTGAAAAAATTGAAAGCGGTAGTCCGCTAGCTAAAAAACTTCGCAACAGACCGATCCACACTTATATGTGTGACACCTGCAATGATCGAATTGAAAGTCGCACAAAAGAACGTAAAGATACAGGAAATTTCAAGCTGTATCATCAGGATGAAACAAATGATGAGTGGTAA
- a CDS encoding aminotransferase class I/II-fold pyridoxal phosphate-dependent enzyme: MQQNETPLFTGLVNHANKNPIQFHIPGHKKGNGMDPEFRAFIGDNALSIDLINIQPLDDLHHPHGMIKKAQDLAAEAFGADATFFSVQGTSGAIMTMVMTVCSPGDKIIVPRNVHKSVMSAIIFSGATPVFIHPEIDPKLGISHGITPVAVKKALEQHPDAKGVLVINPTYFGISANLEEIVSISHEYDVPVLVDEAHGVHIHFHDRLPVSAMQAGADMAATSVHKLGGSMTQSSVLNVKEGLISAKRVQTIISMLTTTSTSYILLASLDVARKRLVMDGYELVENAIQLADRARNQINDISPLYCVGNEILGTNATYDYDPTKLIISVHELGITGYEAEVWLRKEANLEVELSDLYNLLCIVTPGDNEESVNALVYALKDMVEAFKESDGTVTEKFDVHAPDIPTLAVSPRDAFYSETEIIPFTESAGRVIAEFVMVYPPGIPIFIPGEIITEENLNYIVENIEAGLPVQGPEDDQLNDIRVIKEYKAIK, translated from the coding sequence TTGCAACAAAACGAAACACCATTATTCACTGGTTTAGTTAACCACGCAAATAAAAACCCAATTCAATTTCATATTCCTGGCCATAAAAAAGGAAATGGGATGGATCCTGAATTTCGTGCATTTATCGGCGATAACGCCCTTTCGATTGATTTAATTAATATTCAGCCCCTTGATGACCTTCATCATCCGCATGGCATGATTAAAAAAGCACAGGACCTTGCAGCAGAAGCTTTTGGTGCCGATGCCACATTTTTCTCTGTTCAAGGAACAAGTGGCGCGATCATGACAATGGTTATGACCGTATGTTCTCCTGGTGACAAAATTATCGTGCCAAGAAACGTCCACAAATCGGTCATGTCTGCCATCATCTTTTCAGGTGCCACGCCCGTATTCATTCACCCTGAAATTGATCCTAAGCTCGGCATTTCTCATGGCATCACCCCGGTCGCAGTAAAGAAAGCGCTCGAACAGCATCCTGATGCTAAAGGCGTTCTCGTCATTAACCCTACTTATTTTGGGATTTCTGCGAATTTAGAAGAAATTGTTTCAATTTCTCATGAATATGACGTTCCCGTTTTAGTTGATGAAGCACATGGTGTTCACATTCATTTTCATGATCGCTTGCCAGTTTCAGCGATGCAAGCAGGTGCAGATATGGCCGCAACTAGCGTTCATAAACTCGGCGGATCAATGACACAAAGCTCTGTACTAAATGTAAAAGAAGGCTTAATCTCTGCTAAGCGCGTACAAACGATTATCAGCATGCTCACAACAACTTCTACTTCTTATATTCTCCTTGCATCTCTTGATGTTGCAAGGAAGAGACTCGTGATGGATGGGTACGAATTAGTAGAAAATGCTATACAGCTAGCAGACCGAGCAAGGAATCAAATTAATGATATCTCACCACTCTATTGTGTTGGAAATGAAATTCTAGGAACGAATGCCACATACGACTATGATCCAACAAAACTGATTATCTCTGTCCACGAACTAGGGATTACGGGGTATGAAGCGGAAGTATGGTTACGAAAAGAGGCAAACCTGGAAGTGGAGCTTTCCGATTTGTATAACTTGCTTTGTATTGTTACACCAGGTGATAATGAAGAATCCGTTAACGCGCTCGTATACGCCTTAAAAGATATGGTAGAAGCTTTTAAAGAATCAGATGGTACAGTTACTGAAAAGTTTGACGTTCATGCTCCAGATATACCGACACTAGCCGTTTCTCCAAGGGATGCTTTTTATTCCGAAACGGAAATTATTCCATTTACTGAGTCAGCGGGGCGCGTCATAGCTGAATTCGTTATGGTGTATCCACCAGGCATTCCAATCTTTATTCCTGGTGAAATCATTACGGAAGAAAACTTGAATTATATTGTGGAAAATATTGAAGCTGGTCTTCCTGTTCAAGGACCCGAAGATGATCAATTAAACGATATCCGTGTGATCAAAGAATACAAAGCAATTAAATAA
- a CDS encoding GapA-binding peptide SR1P, which translates to MGIIICQTCEKTIDHVHEEKVSTLYSRCPECNKKDKK; encoded by the coding sequence ATGGGTATTATCATTTGCCAAACTTGCGAAAAAACGATTGATCACGTTCATGAAGAGAAGGTAAGCACACTTTATAGCAGATGTCCGGAATGCAATAAGAAAGATAAAAAATAA
- a CDS encoding GNAT family N-acetyltransferase, whose amino-acid sequence MKYVTSTSKERFANLLIEWTMEDKDWLDEEFGRLPIAEDMLSYIQTYEGMGCEFRLWFIDEEPVAITAVLDQAPSNQKSWLGTIVVDPAQRKKGVGQDVIHSLVSEKEEVVFAGIPLERNEWSLFLGKCGFEQYAIEGEEKKYLIFVHPNEG is encoded by the coding sequence ATGAAATACGTAACTTCAACAAGCAAGGAAAGGTTCGCCAACCTCCTTATTGAATGGACAATGGAAGATAAAGATTGGCTTGATGAAGAATTTGGGCGACTGCCAATCGCAGAAGATATGCTTTCATATATACAAACTTATGAAGGAATGGGGTGTGAATTTAGGCTTTGGTTTATAGATGAAGAACCTGTAGCCATTACAGCCGTTCTTGATCAGGCTCCATCAAATCAAAAGTCCTGGTTAGGTACGATCGTAGTCGATCCTGCCCAGCGAAAAAAGGGAGTCGGTCAAGACGTTATACACTCTTTAGTAAGTGAAAAAGAAGAGGTTGTTTTTGCTGGCATTCCCTTGGAGCGGAATGAGTGGAGTTTGTTTTTAGGGAAATGTGGATTTGAACAATACGCCATTGAAGGTGAAGAAAAAAAGTATTTAATTTTTGTTCATCCTAATGAGGGATAA
- a CDS encoding UPF0223 family protein, which translates to MEVQYPISIDWSKEEVIKVINFFELIEKAYDQGVHKGELISSYHEFKDVVPSKSEEKQIFKQFDKETGFSTYHAVKEAKQTEHERVKMAK; encoded by the coding sequence ATGGAAGTTCAATATCCTATTTCCATTGATTGGAGTAAAGAAGAAGTTATTAAAGTAATTAATTTTTTTGAGTTAATTGAGAAAGCGTATGATCAAGGTGTTCATAAAGGTGAATTAATTAGTAGCTATCATGAATTTAAAGATGTTGTTCCTTCTAAATCGGAGGAAAAACAAATCTTTAAACAGTTTGATAAAGAGACGGGCTTTTCAACTTACCACGCTGTCAAAGAAGCGAAGCAAACAGAACATGAGCGAGTAAAAATGGCAAAATAA
- a CDS encoding BCCT family transporter — translation MNKLTAVFIISVVLSLIFISWGSISPESLDATTSSLQTFIQVKFGWFYLLAASGFLIFAIYLIFSKYGRLRLGKETDVPEYNLITWFAMLFSAGMGIGLVFWGVAEPMFHYYDPPAGAASQSDEAARLAFQYSFFHWGLHPWGIYTVVALALAFFKFRKGAPGLISAIFYPILGERVNGPIGKLIDVIAVIATVFGVATSLGFGASQIGGGISYLTGIENSFTTQLIIILIVTVLYMISASTGISKGIKYLSNTNIVLAILLMFFLLFAGPTNFIMDLFTSTLGSYIQNLPSMSLRMRPFEGSSWIQSWTIFYWAWWIAWAPFVGTFIARVSKGRTIREFVLGVLLVPTIFGGLWFSVFGGSAISLDMAGTGIYDIINNQGMEVALFAVLEQYPLGTIMSIIAILLISTFFITSADSATFVLGMQTTNGSMNPSTKVKLTWGVIQSSAAAVLLWSGGLGALQTASIIAAFPFAIIIIGMVISLLKAFKQEKIPSRPPKKDEPK, via the coding sequence TTGAATAAGCTTACAGCAGTCTTTATAATCTCTGTAGTATTATCTCTTATCTTTATTTCATGGGGGTCCATTTCTCCAGAGTCTTTAGACGCAACAACATCTTCACTACAAACCTTTATTCAGGTGAAATTTGGATGGTTTTATTTATTAGCAGCGTCAGGCTTTCTTATTTTTGCGATCTATCTTATTTTTTCGAAGTACGGGAGACTTCGCCTTGGAAAAGAAACAGATGTACCCGAGTATAATCTAATTACATGGTTCGCAATGTTATTCTCAGCCGGAATGGGAATTGGACTTGTATTCTGGGGCGTTGCTGAGCCAATGTTCCACTATTACGATCCACCTGCCGGCGCAGCTTCTCAGTCAGATGAAGCAGCACGACTTGCATTCCAATATAGTTTCTTCCATTGGGGACTTCATCCGTGGGGCATTTATACGGTTGTTGCTTTAGCATTAGCATTCTTTAAATTTAGAAAAGGTGCACCAGGCCTTATTAGTGCCATTTTCTATCCGATTCTTGGAGAGCGGGTAAATGGGCCAATCGGTAAATTAATTGACGTGATCGCAGTTATTGCAACTGTATTCGGCGTCGCTACTTCACTTGGATTCGGAGCTTCACAAATTGGTGGAGGAATTTCTTATTTAACAGGGATCGAAAATTCATTTACAACACAGTTAATCATTATTTTGATTGTAACAGTTCTCTATATGATCTCGGCTTCAACTGGAATTTCAAAAGGAATTAAATATTTAAGTAATACAAACATTGTCCTTGCGATATTACTTATGTTCTTCCTACTCTTTGCAGGACCGACAAACTTTATTATGGATCTGTTTACTTCAACGCTCGGTTCTTATATTCAAAATTTACCTAGCATGAGTCTTCGTATGAGACCATTTGAAGGGTCATCATGGATTCAAAGCTGGACAATTTTCTACTGGGCATGGTGGATTGCCTGGGCGCCATTTGTAGGAACCTTTATCGCTCGTGTATCAAAAGGTAGAACGATTAGAGAATTTGTTCTTGGCGTTCTTTTAGTGCCAACTATTTTCGGTGGATTATGGTTCTCCGTGTTTGGAGGTTCAGCCATTTCACTTGATATGGCCGGAACAGGTATTTACGACATTATTAACAACCAGGGTATGGAAGTTGCGCTGTTCGCTGTATTAGAGCAATATCCACTTGGTACGATCATGTCGATCATTGCGATTTTACTAATCAGTACCTTCTTTATTACATCGGCTGACTCAGCAACATTTGTTCTTGGAATGCAAACGACGAACGGAAGTATGAATCCTTCTACCAAAGTGAAATTAACTTGGGGTGTGATTCAGTCATCTGCTGCTGCAGTTCTCCTTTGGTCTGGTGGCCTGGGTGCTCTGCAAACTGCGTCTATCATAGCCGCTTTCCCGTTTGCTATTATCATCATCGGTATGGTTATCTCTCTATTAAAAGCTTTTAAACAAGAGAAAATACCGTCAAGACCACCTAAAAAAGATGAGCCAAAATAA
- a CDS encoding polysaccharide deacetylase family protein produces MTNTLKWMMLAILLFAAACSTNAGTETNTDASKNEASNSEQAPNEQEASDDSSNEEADSKESSDAEQEEQKEEEEATAEETEPEYRLNEAFWGFEPINDAPAEAVLLTIDDAPDKNSVEMAKTLKNLDAPAIFFVNGHFIDTDEEKARLKEIYDMGFAIGNHTMTHADLKSLSKDEQREEILKLNEMIEEVIGEKPKFFRAPFGSNTDYSKSLAKEEGMLVMNWTYGYDWVKEYQNKAALADIMVNSPLLQNGANLLMHDRDWTAAAMSDIVSGLRDKDYDLINPEKIETVKK; encoded by the coding sequence ATGACAAATACGTTAAAATGGATGATGTTGGCAATACTGCTTTTTGCAGCTGCTTGCTCAACAAATGCAGGAACAGAAACAAATACCGATGCATCAAAAAACGAAGCTAGTAATAGCGAACAGGCGCCGAATGAGCAAGAAGCGAGCGATGACTCTTCTAATGAAGAAGCAGATTCAAAAGAGTCGAGTGATGCTGAACAAGAGGAGCAGAAAGAGGAAGAAGAGGCCACTGCTGAAGAGACAGAGCCTGAATATCGTTTGAATGAGGCATTTTGGGGATTTGAACCAATAAATGATGCTCCGGCTGAAGCAGTGCTTCTTACAATCGATGATGCACCAGATAAAAATTCGGTTGAAATGGCAAAGACGCTTAAAAACCTTGATGCTCCTGCGATTTTCTTTGTGAATGGTCATTTTATTGATACTGATGAAGAAAAGGCTAGATTAAAGGAAATATATGATATGGGCTTTGCAATTGGCAATCATACGATGACACATGCTGATTTGAAATCTTTATCTAAGGATGAGCAAAGGGAAGAGATTTTGAAATTAAATGAGATGATTGAAGAAGTAATTGGGGAGAAGCCGAAGTTTTTTAGAGCGCCATTCGGATCAAACACCGATTATTCTAAGTCACTAGCTAAAGAAGAAGGCATGCTTGTGATGAATTGGACGTATGGATATGATTGGGTAAAGGAATATCAAAATAAAGCTGCACTAGCTGACATTATGGTCAATTCACCACTTCTACAAAATGGAGCAAACTTGCTTATGCATGACCGTGATTGGACAGCTGCCGCCATGAGTGACATTGTGTCCGGTTTAAGAGATAAAGATTATGATCTCATCAATCCAGAAAAAATAGAAACAGTTAAAAAATAA
- a CDS encoding YlaH-like family protein yields the protein MTMGFYLLYAIIVILCIVVYRLGFAKKLPILKNVIVYAVLVIGCFPLTFFGIGLPVAEGLVASAVVLIIYKMRLNQSKKKEA from the coding sequence ATGACGATGGGATTTTATTTGCTATATGCGATTATTGTTATCCTTTGTATTGTTGTTTATCGTCTTGGCTTTGCCAAAAAACTACCGATCCTTAAAAACGTTATCGTATACGCTGTTCTTGTTATAGGGTGTTTTCCGCTAACCTTTTTTGGAATAGGTTTGCCTGTTGCTGAAGGATTAGTGGCTTCTGCTGTCGTATTAATTATTTATAAGATGCGACTCAACCAGTCGAAGAAAAAAGAGGCCTAA
- a CDS encoding DUF5325 family protein yields the protein MNKHQFLLLLMAILAVASMCAIGISIAEQSWIGGLLSFIGVGFFMGMGFRIKRKAEQ from the coding sequence ATGAACAAGCATCAATTCCTTTTACTCTTAATGGCCATTCTGGCGGTTGCAAGCATGTGTGCAATCGGTATTTCTATAGCTGAACAAAGCTGGATCGGCGGACTTCTTTCATTTATTGGAGTAGGTTTCTTTATGGGAATGGGTTTTCGAATTAAACGTAAAGCTGAACAATAA